In bacterium, the DNA window GCGGCAGAGTTAGTAGTTAAAAATAAGGAGGAATTAATCCAGACATTAAATTCACTTTTAATTCGCCTCAAAAATACGGTTAAATCTCAATTATCTCAGTTTTTAATTAGATTACAAAGATGCCAGCACTCCCCGGTATTCAAACATCCATATCAAACTATCCTGCAATTTCAACAAAGGGTAGATGATGCCACAAACACCCTTTTACTTCTTACTTCACACCTCCTGGAGCAAAAACAGGCAAAATTGCAAAACTTTACGGATAGACTTACGATTTTATCACCATTTGCCATCCTGTCTTTGGGCTATAGCATTACCTCTAATCTGCTTACTGGCGAGGTAATCAAAGATGTCTGTCAGGTTAATGTTGATGATGATTTAAAAATCAGAGTTCATCAGGGAGAAATGATAGCTAAGGTAACTAAAAAAAGTAGAGAGTAGAGAGTAGAAAGTAAAGAAAACATTACTCCTCATGCCTATCTCCTTACCTTCTATCTCCTACCACTATTTTCATCGTCCTTTGTGTCCCGTGGGGGCATGAGCGTTTCTTCTGAAAATCGGGATTCGGAACTCGGGACTCGGGATTCGGGAAGAAAGAAACTCTCAGCAATTCCCCCTTAATAAAGGGGGTTAGGGGGTTGTCCTTCTCCCATTTTCATTGCCCTTTGTGAGCCCTGGCTCATGTCCGTTTCTTCTAAAAATAGCCTTTGGAGTGCGAAAGATTGCTTTTGCTTTATCCGAAAGCGGTAGCAAGATACCGCCGCACTCCATACCAGGAATTTTCGGTCTGCCTCTTGACAAATTAGAGTAATTATGCTATCTTAATTAAGAAAAATATGAAAAAGATATTTTTTCTAAGCGGGATTTTATGTGGTGTTATCGTTGGTGTCTTAATCTTTGGTAGTTTTAAGAATGATGTGGAATTTTATCACTCCCCATTTTTCCTCCTGCTTTTAGTTTGTGCCGCAGGAATTATCCTTACCTGTCTTATTTTGAGAAAAAAAGTCTCCCTGACTTCCTGGCTGATTCATTCAGGTTTCCTGGTGATTCTAACTGGGGCATTAATTACCCTTCTCTTTGGCTATCGCCAGGTGATAGAGATAAGAGAAGGAGAAAAACAGGGACTACCTGAGACGAATTTGATAATAAGGTTGGATGACTTTGACCTTAAGTTTTATGATGATGGGCAAACACCAAGAGAATTTAAAAGCACCATTTCTATATTTTTAAATAACCAATTAGTCAAAAAAGGGGAAAGTTTGGTTAACCATCCTCTTTCCTTCAACGGATTTAACTTTTACCAGCAAGGCTATGAACTGTCTGATGTCCGTTTAAAGATTGTTTCTCCGCGGGGAAAAATAGTCTTTAAGGGAATAGGGGATGAGGTTATTGAGGAAGAAAGTGGTCTCACTTTTAAACTGATTGATTTCTTGCCTGATTTTGCTATCGACAGTGATGGTAGAACATTTTCCAGGTCTGCGGAATTTAAGAACCCTGCCGTGAAAATTGCCGCTTACAAAGGCGATACGCTAAAAGAAAATGGATGGCTATTTCTCAAACACAAGGATTTTCATCATCGGCAAGGGAAAATATTATCTCATCTTGACTTTGAAGAGATGGTGGTCGAGAAATATTGGAGTAGTCTTGAGGTGGTTAAAGACCCTGGAGCAAAGATAGCCATTCTGGGTTCATTTCTTATCCTTTTGGGGCTGATAAGGAGGTTTTACTTTGCCAGATAAAATCTTATTTGGAGTCGTTGTCATTGTTTATCTTTTATCCGTAATTCCTAATTTCAAGCAGAAAGGCAGGATAATTCTTATCTCTGCAGGGCTTATTATCCAGACACTCGGGTTGGTTATTTTAAGCATTAACGCAGGTCATCCACCATTTACCAATCTCTACGAATCCTTGCTTTTTTTAAGCTGGCTGATACCCATAATCTGGTTAGTTGGGCTTAAATGGTTTCAATGGGTTAATCTTGGTGTCTGGACAACACTTTTATCCGCGGCTGGAATAATCACCAGTTTAACCTTTACCTGGCAGACAAAACCACTTATGCCCGCCCTTCAAAGCCCCTGGCTACATA includes these proteins:
- a CDS encoding cytochrome c biogenesis protein ResB; translated protein: MKKIFFLSGILCGVIVGVLIFGSFKNDVEFYHSPFFLLLLVCAAGIILTCLILRKKVSLTSWLIHSGFLVILTGALITLLFGYRQVIEIREGEKQGLPETNLIIRLDDFDLKFYDDGQTPREFKSTISIFLNNQLVKKGESLVNHPLSFNGFNFYQQGYELSDVRLKIVSPRGKIVFKGIGDEVIEEESGLTFKLIDFLPDFAIDSDGRTFSRSAEFKNPAVKIAAYKGDTLKENGWLFLKHKDFHHRQGKILSHLDFEEMVVEKYWSSLEVVKDPGAKIAILGSFLILLGLIRRFYFAR